In a genomic window of Neoarius graeffei isolate fNeoGra1 chromosome 13, fNeoGra1.pri, whole genome shotgun sequence:
- the rnd1a gene encoding rho family GTPase 1a, whose protein sequence is MKERRIKEALVVRCKLVLVGDVQCGKTAMLQVLAKDCYPETYIPTVFENYTSGLEIEEQHIELSLWDTSGSPYYDNVRPLCYSDSDAVLLCFDISRPDTVDSSLKKWKTEIMDFCPNARILLVACKTDLRTDMCTLMELSTQKMAPISHEQGSSLAKQVGAEAYLECSAFTSEKSIHSVFRSAALVCLDKLQPPIRPSPAYRKRLLHLSSKTELLRSSFSKERTKSCSVM, encoded by the exons ATGAAGGAAAGGAGAATAAAGGAGGCGCTGGTGGTCCGCTGTAAGCTGGTGTTAGTGGGAGATGTTCAATGCGGGAAAACGGCGATGTTACAAGTCCTAGCAAAGGACTGCTACCCTGAG ACGTACATCCCGACAGTGTTTGAAAACTACACGTCAGGCCTGGAAATAGAAGAGCAACACATAGAGCTTAGTCTCTGGGACACATCAG GGTCTCCATATTACGATAACGTCAGGCCACTTTGCTATAGCGACTCTGATGCTGTGCTGCTCTGTTTCGATATCAGCCGACCTGACACTGTTGACAGCTCTCTGAAAAAG TGGAAGACAGAGATAATGGATTTCTGCCCCAATGCACGCATCCTCCTGGTTGCCTGTAAGACAGACCTGCGCACTGACATGTGCACCCTGATGGAGCTGTCCACACAAAAAATGGCCCCAATTTCTCATGAACAG GGCTCTTCACTAGCAAAACAGGTGGGAGCTGAGGCTTATCTGGAGTGTTCCGCATTTACATCAGAGAAAAGCATTCACAGCGTGTTTCGTTCAGCAGCGCTGGTTTGTCTTGACAAACTTCAGCCGCCTATCAGGCCAAGTCCCGCCTACCGGAAACGCCTCCTGCACCTGTCCAGCAAGACTGAGCTTCTGAGATCCTCCTTCAGCAAAGAGAGGACCAAGAGCTGTTCTGTTATGTGA